Proteins from a single region of Chromobacterium sp. ATCC 53434:
- the katG gene encoding catalase/peroxidase HPI — protein sequence MSNDAKCPFHEAAGNPAAQNKVRSNRDWWPNQLNLNILHQHAPASNPLDPDFDYAAAFKKLDYAALKNDLKALMTTSQDWWPADWGHYGGLFIRMAWHSAGTYRIADGRGGAGTGNQRFAPLNSWPDNGNLDKARRLLWPIKQKYGASISWADLMILAGNVALESMGFKTFGFGGGRKDVWQPEEDVYWGAEMKWLATSGEANSRYSGDRELDNPLAAVQMGLIYVNPEGPDGKPDPVGSGRDVRETFGRMAMNDEETVALVAGGHTFGKAHGAGDPKLVGPEPEGAPMEELGLGWINRLGSGHGEYTTTSGIEGAWKPNPTRWDNGYFDMLFGYDWELTKSPAGAHQWVAKNVKPEHMIPDAHNPAKKHPPMMTTADLSLRFDAIYEPIARRFHKDPQAFADAFARAWFKLTHRDMGPKPLYLGPEVPAEDLIWQDPVPPACQPSIDDKDVAALKAKVLASGLSIGELVSTAWASASTFRGSDKRGGANGARIRLAPQKDWEANQPAQLARVLAALEGIRSAFNAGGGKQVSLADLIVLAGGAAIEAAAKAAGHAVTVPFAPGRGDASQQQTDVESFAVLEPQADGFRNYQKPGCALPAEALLVDKAQLLTLSGPEMTVLVGGLRVLGANSGDAKHGVFTARPQTLSNDFFVNLLDMGVAWQPAANDAGLYEGRDRKTGQLKWTGTRVDLVFGSNAQLRALAEVYAQSGGGDKFVRDFVAAWTKVMNLDRFDLKK from the coding sequence ATGAGCAACGACGCCAAATGCCCATTTCATGAAGCCGCCGGCAATCCGGCCGCGCAGAACAAGGTCCGCTCCAACCGCGACTGGTGGCCCAACCAGCTCAATCTGAATATTCTCCACCAGCATGCGCCGGCTTCGAATCCGCTAGACCCGGACTTCGACTATGCCGCGGCCTTCAAGAAGCTGGACTACGCGGCGCTGAAGAACGATCTGAAGGCGCTGATGACCACCTCGCAGGACTGGTGGCCGGCCGACTGGGGCCACTACGGCGGCCTGTTCATCCGCATGGCCTGGCACAGCGCCGGCACCTACCGCATCGCCGACGGCCGCGGCGGCGCCGGCACGGGCAACCAGCGCTTCGCGCCGCTGAACAGCTGGCCGGACAACGGCAATCTGGACAAGGCGCGCCGCCTGCTGTGGCCAATCAAGCAGAAGTACGGCGCCAGCATCTCCTGGGCCGACCTGATGATTCTGGCCGGCAATGTCGCGCTGGAATCGATGGGTTTCAAGACTTTCGGCTTTGGCGGCGGCCGCAAGGACGTCTGGCAGCCGGAAGAGGATGTCTACTGGGGCGCCGAAATGAAGTGGCTGGCCACCAGCGGCGAGGCCAATAGCCGCTACTCCGGCGATCGCGAGCTGGACAATCCGCTGGCGGCGGTGCAGATGGGCCTGATCTACGTGAATCCGGAAGGCCCGGACGGCAAGCCCGATCCGGTCGGCTCCGGCCGCGACGTGCGCGAGACCTTCGGCCGCATGGCGATGAACGACGAGGAGACGGTGGCGCTGGTCGCCGGCGGCCATACCTTCGGCAAGGCGCACGGCGCCGGCGATCCCAAGCTGGTCGGGCCGGAACCGGAAGGGGCGCCGATGGAGGAACTGGGCCTGGGCTGGATCAACCGTCTCGGCAGCGGCCATGGCGAATACACCACCACCAGCGGCATCGAAGGCGCGTGGAAACCCAATCCTACGCGCTGGGACAACGGCTATTTCGACATGCTGTTCGGCTACGACTGGGAGCTGACCAAGAGTCCGGCCGGCGCGCACCAATGGGTGGCGAAGAACGTCAAGCCCGAGCACATGATTCCGGACGCCCACAATCCGGCCAAGAAACACCCGCCGATGATGACCACGGCCGATTTGTCGCTGCGCTTCGATGCTATTTATGAACCTATCGCCCGCCGCTTTCACAAGGACCCGCAGGCTTTCGCCGACGCCTTCGCGCGCGCCTGGTTCAAGCTGACGCACCGCGACATGGGGCCGAAGCCGCTGTATCTGGGACCCGAGGTGCCGGCCGAGGATCTGATCTGGCAGGATCCGGTGCCGCCGGCCTGTCAGCCGTCGATAGACGACAAGGACGTCGCCGCGCTGAAGGCCAAGGTGCTCGCCTCCGGCCTGTCGATAGGCGAACTGGTGTCCACCGCCTGGGCGTCGGCGTCGACTTTCCGAGGCTCCGACAAGCGCGGTGGCGCCAACGGCGCACGCATTCGCCTGGCGCCGCAGAAGGATTGGGAAGCGAACCAGCCGGCGCAGCTGGCGCGCGTGCTCGCCGCGTTGGAGGGCATACGCAGCGCTTTCAACGCCGGCGGCGGCAAGCAGGTGTCGCTGGCCGATCTGATCGTGCTGGCCGGCGGGGCGGCGATCGAGGCAGCGGCCAAGGCCGCCGGCCACGCGGTGACGGTGCCGTTCGCGCCGGGCCGCGGCGACGCCAGCCAGCAGCAGACCGATGTCGAGTCGTTCGCCGTGCTGGAGCCGCAGGCCGACGGTTTCCGCAATTACCAGAAGCCCGGCTGCGCCTTGCCGGCCGAGGCCCTGCTGGTGGACAAGGCGCAGCTGTTGACGCTGAGCGGTCCGGAAATGACGGTGCTGGTGGGCGGCCTGCGCGTGTTGGGCGCCAATAGCGGCGACGCCAAGCATGGCGTGTTCACCGCCCGGCCGCAGACCTTGAGCAACGACTTCTTCGTCAATCTGCTCGACATGGGCGTGGCCTGGCAGCCGGCCGCCAACGACGCCGGCCTGTACGAGGGCAGGGACCGCAAGACCGGCCAGCTGAAGTGGACCGGCACCCGCGTCGACCTGGTATTCGGCTCCAACGCCCAGCTGCGGGCGCTGGCCGAGGTCTATGCGCAGAGCGGCGGCGGCGACAAGTTCGTCCGCGATTTCGTCGCCGCCTGGACCAAGGTGATGAATCTGGACCGCTTCGACCTGAAGAAGTAA
- a CDS encoding chitosanase yields MKNAVTRNLSTFAMMLSGLGLLAGACNAQGSAAGSSARHAARAEACSAGPHCTVAAARTAANPDDNFSPATLKFLKANTGLDGEQWNNIMKLINKPEQDSLDWTKFYGYCEDIGDKRGYTIGIFGATTGGPNDEGPDGPTLFKEFDAASGAANPSIEGGLSRIGAHGKMQGSILKISDSSKVFCGKIGGLQANAAWRQAMWNTFYKVYIQYSVSQARQRGFNSALTIGSFVDTALNQGAAGDSGTLQGLLSRSGNSADEKTFMTTFYAQRSKIVDTNDYNQPPNGKNRVKQWSTLLNMGETDLKNADAAVAKVTDWEMK; encoded by the coding sequence TTGAAAAACGCAGTGACGCGCAATCTATCGACATTCGCCATGATGCTGTCCGGCCTGGGTCTGCTGGCCGGCGCCTGCAACGCCCAGGGCTCCGCGGCCGGCAGTTCCGCCCGCCACGCCGCGCGAGCCGAAGCCTGCTCAGCCGGCCCGCACTGTACCGTGGCGGCCGCCAGGACCGCGGCCAACCCGGACGACAACTTCTCGCCGGCCACGCTGAAATTCCTGAAGGCCAACACCGGCCTCGACGGCGAGCAGTGGAACAACATCATGAAGCTGATCAACAAGCCGGAACAGGACTCGCTCGACTGGACCAAGTTCTACGGCTATTGCGAGGACATCGGCGACAAGCGCGGCTACACCATAGGCATCTTCGGCGCCACCACCGGCGGACCGAACGACGAAGGCCCGGACGGCCCGACGCTGTTCAAGGAATTCGACGCCGCCAGCGGCGCCGCCAATCCCTCTATAGAAGGCGGGCTGTCCCGCATCGGCGCCCACGGCAAAATGCAGGGCTCCATCCTGAAGATCAGCGACAGCTCCAAGGTGTTCTGCGGCAAGATAGGCGGCCTGCAGGCCAACGCCGCCTGGCGCCAGGCGATGTGGAACACCTTCTATAAGGTGTACATCCAGTACAGCGTATCGCAGGCGCGCCAGCGCGGATTCAACAGCGCGCTGACCATAGGCTCCTTCGTCGACACCGCGCTGAACCAGGGCGCCGCCGGCGACTCCGGCACGCTGCAGGGCCTGCTGTCCCGCTCCGGCAACAGCGCCGACGAAAAGACCTTCATGACCACCTTCTACGCGCAGCGCAGCAAGATCGTCGACACCAACGACTACAACCAGCCGCCCAATGGCAAGAACCGCGTCAAACAATGGAGCACCTTGCTCAACATGGGCGAAACCGACCTGAAGAACGCCGACGCGGCGGTCGCCAAGGTCACCGACTGGGAAATGAAATAG
- a CDS encoding SDR family oxidoreductase, which translates to MQLLQGKTAIVTGASAGIGRCAALLFARHGAKVVAVARRVGLLDELAAEIAAAGGQAAVLAGDAADEDCAREMVALAQHRFGGLDIAFNNAGSLGTPGPLPALTRSDWQRTLDGNLTSAFLCAKHQIPALLLGRRPSLIFTSSFVGHAAGFPGMAAYAAAKAGLVGLTRALAAEYGPHGLRVNALLPGGVDTEMGRAAAPTPEQQAFVGGLHALKRLADPEEIAASALYLASDLSSFVTGSALLADGGVSASRG; encoded by the coding sequence ATGCAATTGCTGCAAGGAAAAACCGCCATCGTCACCGGCGCCAGCGCCGGCATCGGCCGCTGCGCCGCCCTGTTGTTCGCGCGCCATGGCGCCAAGGTGGTGGCGGTGGCCCGCCGCGTCGGCTTGCTGGACGAGCTGGCGGCGGAAATCGCCGCCGCCGGCGGCCAGGCGGCGGTTCTGGCCGGCGACGCCGCCGACGAGGACTGCGCCCGGGAGATGGTCGCCTTGGCCCAGCACCGCTTCGGCGGACTGGATATCGCCTTCAACAACGCCGGCAGCCTGGGCACGCCCGGTCCGCTGCCGGCGCTGACCCGCAGCGACTGGCAACGCACGCTGGACGGCAACCTCACCAGCGCCTTCCTGTGCGCCAAGCATCAGATTCCAGCGCTGCTGCTGGGACGCCGGCCATCGCTGATATTCACCTCGTCCTTTGTCGGCCACGCCGCCGGCTTCCCCGGCATGGCCGCCTACGCCGCGGCCAAGGCAGGCCTGGTGGGGCTGACCCGGGCGCTGGCGGCGGAATACGGCCCGCACGGCCTGCGGGTCAACGCGCTGCTGCCCGGCGGCGTCGATACCGAAATGGGACGCGCCGCCGCGCCCACGCCGGAGCAACAGGCTTTCGTCGGCGGCCTTCACGCGCTGAAACGATTGGCCGATCCCGAAGAAATCGCCGCGTCCGCCCTCTATCTGGCGTCGGATCTGTCCAGCTTCGTCACCGGCAGCGCGCTGCTGGCCGACGGCGGCGTCAGCGCGAGCCGTGGCTGA
- the nadB gene encoding L-aspartate oxidase, whose translation MLKFDVLIIGSGLAGMTLALHLAEKRKVGLITKRDLLEGSSTYAQGGIAAVLDTEDSVEDHIRDTLIAGAGLCNEETTRFIVEHSKEAIDWLIKLGVPFTRDDEHQTGYHLTREGGHSHRRIIHAADATGAAVTSTLGQKIKAHPNITELEHYIAIDLITSQKLGQTGKRAYGVYALDKDLDRVVTIAAQHTILASGGAGKVYLYTTNPDTATGDGIAMGWRAGCRVGNMEFMQFHPTCLYHPHAKSFLISEAVRGEGGILKLPDGTRFMPQHDPRGELAPRDVVARAIDFEMKKHGLDCVYLDISYKPAQFIKEHFPNIYAHCLELGIDITQQPIPVVPAVHFTCGGLVTDLAGRTDVEGLYAVGEVAHTGLHGANRLASNSLLECLVIGKAAAADILAAAAIKLPAIPAWDDSRVTDPDEEVVISHNWDELRRAMWDYVGIVRTNKRLERALHRIDLLKGEINEYYSNFHVSNDLIELRNLVQTAELIVRSALDRKESRGLHYSRDYPELLPETRDTVLTPPGND comes from the coding sequence ATGCTCAAGTTTGATGTTCTGATTATTGGCAGCGGCCTGGCCGGCATGACGCTGGCGCTGCACCTGGCGGAAAAGCGCAAGGTGGGCCTGATCACCAAGCGGGATCTGCTGGAAGGCAGCTCGACCTATGCCCAGGGCGGCATCGCCGCGGTGCTGGACACCGAAGACTCGGTGGAGGACCACATCCGCGACACGCTGATCGCCGGCGCCGGGCTGTGCAATGAGGAGACCACCCGCTTCATCGTCGAGCACTCCAAGGAAGCGATAGACTGGCTGATCAAGCTGGGCGTGCCCTTCACCCGCGACGACGAACATCAGACCGGCTATCACCTGACGCGCGAAGGCGGCCACAGCCATCGCCGCATCATCCACGCCGCCGACGCCACCGGCGCCGCGGTGACCAGCACGCTGGGACAGAAGATCAAGGCGCATCCGAATATCACCGAGCTGGAACACTATATAGCGATAGACCTGATCACTTCGCAGAAGCTGGGTCAAACCGGCAAGCGCGCCTACGGCGTCTACGCGCTGGACAAGGACCTGGATCGGGTCGTGACCATCGCCGCCCAGCACACCATCCTGGCCTCCGGCGGCGCCGGCAAGGTCTACCTCTATACCACCAATCCGGACACCGCCACCGGCGACGGCATCGCGATGGGTTGGCGCGCCGGCTGCCGCGTCGGCAATATGGAGTTCATGCAGTTCCACCCGACCTGCCTGTACCACCCGCACGCCAAGTCCTTCCTGATCTCGGAGGCGGTGCGCGGCGAAGGCGGCATCCTGAAGCTGCCCGACGGCACTCGCTTCATGCCGCAGCACGATCCGCGCGGCGAACTGGCCCCGCGCGACGTGGTGGCGCGCGCCATCGACTTCGAAATGAAGAAGCACGGCCTGGACTGCGTCTATCTGGACATCTCCTACAAGCCGGCCCAGTTCATCAAGGAACACTTCCCCAATATCTATGCCCATTGCCTGGAACTGGGCATAGACATCACCCAGCAGCCGATCCCGGTGGTGCCGGCGGTGCATTTCACCTGCGGCGGCCTGGTGACCGATCTCGCCGGCCGCACCGATGTCGAGGGCCTGTACGCGGTCGGCGAAGTGGCGCACACCGGCCTTCACGGCGCCAACCGGCTGGCCAGCAACTCCCTGCTGGAATGCCTAGTGATCGGCAAGGCGGCGGCGGCGGACATCCTGGCGGCGGCCGCCATCAAGCTGCCGGCGATTCCCGCCTGGGACGACAGTCGCGTCACCGACCCGGACGAGGAGGTGGTGATTTCGCACAACTGGGACGAGCTGCGCCGCGCGATGTGGGACTACGTCGGCATTGTCCGCACCAACAAGCGGCTGGAGCGGGCGCTGCACCGCATCGACCTGCTGAAGGGCGAGATCAACGAGTACTACAGCAACTTCCACGTCAGCAACGATCTGATCGAACTGCGCAACCTGGTCCAGACCGCCGAGCTGATCGTCCGTTCCGCGCTCGATCGCAAGGAAAGCCGCGGCCTGCATTACAGCCGCGACTACCCGGAACTGCTGCCCGAAACCCGGGACACCGTGCTGACGCCGCCCGGCAACGACTGA